A window of Desulfovibrio legallii contains these coding sequences:
- a CDS encoding UbiA-like polyprenyltransferase yields MRLLPSSGFTLSTPFGQFGDICRMVKIEHSVFALPYAWAGAFLAAKGLPSARALIFLTLAMVAARSFAMAFNRLADLPFDRDNPRTCDRPLVTGVISTRQTWAFIALMALIFIACCAALNTVCLWLSIPALLFAAAYSLLKRFTPLCHFWLGATLGLAPLAGWLSVNPAALGLPAILLFFAVTFWVAAFDIYYAFQDLEFDQAFDLHSAPADYGPDAALLLAAFAHTMTAIFLLLTGCAAGLAWPWYVLWAGIVVLLFVEHRLMRPQDLRYVNTAFFTLNGIISPVVLAGVLLGIYM; encoded by the coding sequence ATGCGCCTTCTGCCGTCATCCGGCTTCACTCTGTCCACCCCTTTCGGCCAGTTCGGCGACATCTGCCGCATGGTCAAGATAGAGCATTCCGTCTTCGCCCTGCCCTACGCCTGGGCCGGGGCCTTCCTGGCGGCCAAAGGCCTGCCCTCCGCGCGCGCGCTCATCTTTCTGACCCTGGCCATGGTGGCGGCGCGCTCCTTTGCCATGGCCTTCAACCGCCTGGCGGATCTGCCCTTTGACCGGGACAACCCCCGCACCTGCGACCGCCCCCTGGTCACCGGCGTCATCAGCACCCGGCAGACCTGGGCCTTCATCGCGCTCATGGCCCTGATCTTCATTGCCTGCTGCGCGGCGCTCAACACGGTCTGCCTGTGGCTCTCCATCCCCGCCCTGCTCTTTGCCGCGGCCTACAGCCTGCTCAAGCGCTTTACCCCCCTTTGCCACTTCTGGCTGGGGGCCACCCTGGGCCTGGCCCCCCTGGCGGGCTGGCTCTCCGTAAACCCCGCCGCCCTGGGCCTGCCTGCCATCCTGCTCTTTTTTGCCGTCACCTTCTGGGTGGCCGCCTTCGACATCTACTACGCCTTTCAGGATCTGGAATTCGACCAGGCCTTCGATCTTCACTCCGCGCCCGCCGACTACGGCCCGGATGCGGCCCTGCTGCTGGCGGCCTTCGCCCACACCATGACGGCCATCTTCCTGCTGCTTACGGGCTGCGCCGCCGGGCTTGCCTGGCCCTGGTACGTCCTCTGGGCCGGCATTGTCGTTCTGCTCTTCGTGGAGCACCGCCTCATGCGGCCCCAGGACCTGCGCTA